The Helianthus annuus cultivar XRQ/B chromosome 11, HanXRQr2.0-SUNRISE, whole genome shotgun sequence region tTTTCGTGTTCGATCGGTGGCCCTAGTTTTGTtgatattgttgttgttgttgttgtgtttAGTCGTTGATTGTATTTTGTAAAACTGTGTGTTTTCAGTTCGGCGTTGAATTTGGAGACGAATGAGCATGTTGCGGTTAAGAAGATTGCGAACGCGTTTGATAATAAAATTGATGCGAAGAGGACACTACGGGAGATTAAGTTATTGCGGCATATGGATCATGAAAATGTTAGTGAGTAGTGGTGTTGATTATGTTTGTTTCTGGTCGTGATTTTAACTGTTTTCATGGTTAATTTGGAATGCATGCACTGATTAGTTGATCATTGATGTTAAATACTTAAATGTGACATTACATTAGTCTCCTGAAAATAATATATCGGTCACCATGTTAGTTAGAGCATTCAGTTTGTTGCTGATATTGAGGTATGACCGTACGAGTTACAGGGGATGTAAATTATTGATTAGGGTTCAACTGAATGATAAGTTTAAAATCTCTCTGTGCGATTATTGCCAATACCACCGACGTTTTCAAAGATTGATAACGCATCTACTATACATAATTACATATACTGATGCCTGCTTCCTCTTTCATGTAGGTTGTAGCAATCAGAGATATAATTCCGCCCCCACAGAGGACGGCATTTAATGATGTCTACATTGCTTATGAGCTTATGGATACTGATCTCCATCAAATAATTCGTTCGAGTCAACCATTATCTGAGGAACATTGTCAGGTATGTTTTTCTTGATCTGATGTTATTTTATAGAGACTCGTATCTCTTCTGTCTTGATAATTGAAATGCATACTTATAATGAATCtgtaattttgtatttttttttatttttgttttgcaGTATTTTTTGTATCAGATTCTTCGAGGATTAAAATACATACATTCTGCAAATGTGCTGCACAGGGATCTGAAACCAAGCAATCTTCTCCTGAACGCCAATTGTGATCTGAAGATTTGTGATTTTGGGTTAGCACGCGTCACGTCTGAAACCGATTTCATGACGGAATATGTTGTCACCAGATGGTATCGCGCACCAGAGCTGTTGTTAAACTCTTCTGATTATACTGCTGCTATTGATGTATGGTCTGTCGGTTGCATCTTTATGGAATTAATGGACCGCAAACCCTTATTTCCTGGTAGAGACCATGTACACCAGCTACGATTGCTTATGGAGgtattttgttatttaaattatcaAAATTTTATGTAacatagagtaaaatgccatttcgtccctgaggtttggccagttttgcgactttcatccaaaggtttgttcttccgcatctggatccaaaaggtttgaaatattgtcattttcatccgactcgttaactccatccgtttttcttcgttaagtcagggATGTTTTCGTCTTTTTAGTTAACTTAAAGGGTAATTcggtcttttgaatacttgtacattatgctaaatgcttgtacataaagtgaaacagaccaaattgccctttaagttaacaaaaaagatggaaACTCCCCTGACTTGACGGAGAAAGatagatggagttaacgagccggatgaaaatggcaagatttgaAACCTTTTAGTtctagatgcggaaaaacaaacctttggacgaaagtcacaaaactggccaaaccccagggacggaaatggcattttactctataacATAAATGAGTTTTTCagctttttatttatttattataacttTTGAAATGATTTTGACCATGCAGCTTATTGGAACTCCATCGGAAGCCGAATTAGGGTTTCTGAATGAAAATGCGAAAAGATATATTCGACAACTACCACATTATCCTCGCCAATCATTCAATCAAAAGTTTCCGGAAGTTGATCTTGCTGCCATTGATCTAATTGAAAAGATGTTGACGTTTGATCCTAGACAGAGAATTACAGGTTGACCCATACACCTTTTGCCTAAAATTTTAACTGTTTTATAAATAGTCTTTTAACAAATATGATTGCAACCAGTGGCGGACTCAGGATTTTTGGACAATGGGGTCCAATTTTTCCGGTGTTCAAATTTTTTGGGTCGGTCGttgttcgggtcgggtcgggaaACATAATAGAAAACAATATCATAACTAAATTACAAGTTTCATTTACTTCACATTCAGCTAAATATAAGTGAGAAAAAATTGAAATAGGAAAAAAAAATAGAGTGATTAATTTAAAATcaggtttaaaaaaaaacacaaaaaaatgaagCAAACAAGTATTGAACCCAAGACCTTTTGTGTGCAAACAAGGGGTTTTACCACTACACCAGGCTCAATCTCATTTTTATGGGGTCCAACTAAATTATTTTATGGGGTCCATAGAAAATTTTATATACCGCTTCTACTACTTTTtaaaaaaagattggggtccggggaccccgttcCGCTTAACGTGGGTCCGCCCCTGATTGCAACCACAATATTATTGGTTTAGTACCGTAAAAAGCAATTATACTTTCTTACTTTTCACGAAAAAGTCCCCGACCTGATTTTGGTATATTAGTCTCAACTTGTAGATAATAAACATAAGAGTCAAGAAACTAATTGTTGTATATTAAAGTCCTTAAACTTGTCTAAAATGAATTTAATtatgatatttttttttaaatcatgacTTGTTGGATCTTAAATTGTTCAAAATTTGATAAAGTGACATTCAATAGGCAAGAATAATTGTTCTTATTTTGACCACTTTAGAGTTAACAAGTCATTATATTAAAGGTACATCTAGACAAGTTAAGAGAGTTCCATATACATACTTATGATTAGTGAGTTTTTCGTGTACTTTTTTACATGTTGAGGCACTTTAATATTGGTAATATATGTGAAAGGACctttataaaaaattaaaaaataaaaaaactatattGGCTTTTTATGTTATATTATTTCAGTAATAATCTATTTGATCAGTTTTATTTTTTGTTGTCTCTTCTTTGACCCGTTAGAAATAAAAATACAAACCATTTACTATTATTGCGTTAATTGAAATTGTATGTTTGTTGGTTACAGTTGAAGATGCACTGGCCCATCCATATCTAACGTCACTGCACGACATCAGTGATGAGCCTGTGTGCATGACCCCTTTTAACTTCGACTTTGAGCATCATGCCCCGACTGAAGAACAGATGAAGGAGATGATATATCGAGAGGCCCTTGCTTTTAATCCCGAGTACCAGCATCTGTGAGGCGTGCTGTTTGTTGTGTGTTTTATCATGTGTTGTGGTAGTTTGTGTTTAGATCTGTTTGTTGTATATAGCCTAAATCCTGAATTTAAATTATAGGGTTGGGGCCATAAATTGGTTACCTATACCATTTAGATGTCCTATTGTGTTGTTCTGATAAGTCGTGTGCGCACGTCATGTGGGAGACCTAGTTGATAACTTGGTTGCTAGTTGCGTTTCTAGCTTGGTTAAAAACCATGAAACCAGCCAATTTGGTCATAAGTTTGGTGTCGAGgtcgggttttttttttaattggtcaTCAATTTGGTTTTGTGGTTGGTTTCTTTTTCTAATTGAATGACAGTTTCAAGAGTTTTCAAATCATTTATACTAGATGCTAGTTATAAAACCAGGCTAACTTGTTATGTTTTACCTAAACCTTAAATAATTTTAAGCTAAAGCATACAAGTTTACTGTTTTTACTACAACATTATAGCTTCTTTATTCTGGTCGTAATTTATGTCCTTTTCTTTATAAAGACCCAAAAATAACGGTTTGGTTTTCATTTACAGAGTTAAATTCACGTACAAACAGCCACAAACGTACGAAAGGCAtgtaaaagcaaaaaaaaaaaaaaaaaaaaaaaaaaaaaaaaaaaaaaaaaaaaaccgaggTGGCATTTTCGTAGTTATTTGCTCGTAGGGTAAttatttgtagggtaattttgacattgtagggtaattttgacattgtagggtaattttgtaaaatgttcttgtagggtaaCTTTGATACACTtatagagtaattatgatactctacaaaattaccctacaagatcaaaattatcttacaagatcaaaaataccatacaagatcatttgtagagtaattatgatactctacaaaattactctacaagatcaaaattaccctacaagatcaaaattaccctacaagatcaaaattaccttacaagatcatttgtagggtaattttgataattactctacaagtaaataattacaaaaatgtcatcaCGTTTTTTTACCTTTTCACCCTATtcatatttgtatttgatcttttgtcttcATTCACAATGAATAAAAACCATAACCAAACCAGACTGTGAACACACGTAATGCTTGCTTGATACAAGAGGTGGCACCTATCGACAAAATTGTGATTATTTTCCAGCCCAAAACTCTCCTCTTACATCGGGCCAATTTCGCCCTTCAAAGTACAAGTAAAAAAGCTGAACACTAAATACGCAACAAGCCTCGGTGGCATTATCAACAAAGGCGTGCACCCAATTGAAAAGCCGTTACGCCTAACCATGCTACAGTCATGGCTGTCGGTCATGGCTTGAACATGTTACATTCGACATGGTTGCCAGGGGCCCGCCTATGAGAAGAAGATTTAACTCAATCCCAAAAGTCAACCTCGAGGCTTGAACGGGACGTTTGCTGGTAACCCCTGCAGTTTCATCATGCAATAATACTTGGGCGGCGCGATAGCACCACCCTTTGTACACAGATCAACCACTGCAGGCGCATGTCCATAGAAAGACCGCCATTTGTCATCAAGAACCTTCGGATCTTGAGGCCTGCGAAACCACACTATCTTCGGAGGAACCAAATCATCAACTTGAGCTTTCTTCCACATATGGGTCCCACGCCAGCCCTCGTACTTAAAAACACCACACATACGCGCTTTATGCCCTGACGGGCCCACGTGAACCTCTGAACAGTATTTACAAACTTTAGCTGAATAAACCATCAACAACTTCTGCACACCGGATCGAACCACCTCCCATGCCCTTAACGTTCCTTCAGCTACTAACCTCCGATCATCATTCGATAATGATTCCGCACCTAAACATTCCAACTTGGTTGATGATAATTCTTCCGCGTTAAGATCCGCACCCGCTTGTAAGGATAGTTCAACGACTGCAGGTACGCGATTGTAATCAAACCGTTCATCGTGTTTTATTACATCTTGGAACGTGTTTTTGAGATGAAAAGTTTCGACCGGGACTATTAAATCGTTTATGCCCCCTCTTTCCCATTCGTGAAGCTTATTCTTCGCATGTCGTTTGTAACCACGGCAAGTCTTTATTTCGTGACCCTTTTCCCCGATGTACACTTCTGGACAGAATCTGCAAATCACTAAAAATCAGGTTTCGGGTGGCTGGTTTTAACCCGTTTAATAAACAGACCGTGTTCGGGTTTAACTATCTAACCCATTTGATAAACAAGCCGTCTTCGGGTTGTACTAAAACTAAACTGGTCAACCCCTCAATCTGTTTAAAATTAGAACTAAAAAAATACAAGATATAGAACTTATAAGTTTAACTAGCCAACTAGTTTACGGCCCGTTATACCACTTACAACTTTAAtacaacccgtttcgacccatttaACATGTTCATAACTTGAATACAACATGTCAACCGCCCAACCCGGTTTTACTTGCAGCCCATTTGACAAGTCTAGACTAACGGGTTACATGGTTTCAAGTGTGTCAGGTCTTTGACACGAATATATATGTGGGTCGTGTAGATGTTCATCCACCTCaaccatagttgtcaatagcgaataACGGTAAGTAACAACAACTACTTATATGCTACATAACTGCACCCGCTATTTCATGTTTAGCGATAAAGTAGtggaaaatataaaaaatattttacatgtATGCATAGTTATCAAAGGCGCGAAGCGCACTCTAGGCGCATAGGCACTGATTAGGGCCTAGGCGATAGGCGCAAATAAAGCGTGCGCCCGAGAAAAAAAAGCGATAAGGTAGTAGataattcaaaaaataaaaaacagctatttataatttatatatgtatttataatgttaattttatactttttatgtataaattaaaaagtttaaggaccaaatgtaaaCTACTGAAGGTACagggggttaaatgtttaaatacacaaacaagttttacactttttaagtaaaaaaatacaagttttaggGACTGAATATAAACTAGGgaaagatagaggggttaaatgtttaaataccTAAACTTATTTAAAACCCTAAAAGCCTAACACACTCATGAACGCAGCcgctctcttcttcttcttccccctTCTTCCTGGTTTCCGGCTGAAAGCAGCACCGTCGCCGGAATTAAATACGCATGGGATGAAATAAGCTGCGCTATTATTACCTAGGAACTATAAGCGCAGTAAATGTGAGTCGCCCAGAAAAAGCGCCTAGGCGCCAAAAGCGCTTGCTTTTGATAACTATGCATGTATGTTTTATCAAACACTAATAATCTAAATACGCTTCTTTAAAGTAGTAGAAAATATAAGaaatattttacatgtatatttcaTCCAAAATAGCTAAAATACGCTATTACGGCATCACTAATCATCTAAATACAGTTCTTTAAAGTAGTAGAAAATATAAGaaatattttacatgtatatttcaTCAAAAATAGCTAAAATACGCTATTACGGCATCACTAATCATCTAAATACACTTCTTTAAAGTAGTAGAAAATATAAGAAATATTTTACATGTGTATTTCATCAAAAAGAGCTAAAATACGCTATTACGGTATCACTAATCATCTAAATACGCTTCTTTAAAGTAGTAGAAAATATAAGAAATAATTTACATGTGTATTTCATCAAAAATAGCTAAAATACGCTATTACAGTATCACTAATCATCTAAATACGCTTCATTAAAGTTGTAGAAAATATAAGAAATAATTTACATGTATATTTCATCAAAAATAGCTAAAATACGCTATTACGGTATCACTAATCATCTAAATACACTTCTTGTTTCAATAATGAAACGAAAAAAACCCAAATGGGCACCGCTATCCaaatttatcaaaaaaaaaagcAAATCCTTTTTTTACAGAAACGTCGCTATTTATCGCTAAACACCCTATAGCGCCGCATGGGTGCATCGCTATGCAGCGCGCTATagccgctattaacaactatgaccTCAACCTACCAACCCGACCCGATTGACATCCCGAAATTTAAGACCGAATTCAACAAACTAACAATTAAAAACAGTGATGGAGAGATGAAAATACTTGCAAGACCAGACGG contains the following coding sequences:
- the LOC110890745 gene encoding mitogen-activated protein kinase homolog NTF4, encoding MDPPNHPPDTDMTDATTAPPQPPPPLTGADTIPATLSHGGRFIQYNIFGNIFEVTVKYKPPIMPIGKGAYGIVCSALNLETNEHVAVKKIANAFDNKIDAKRTLREIKLLRHMDHENVVAIRDIIPPPQRTAFNDVYIAYELMDTDLHQIIRSSQPLSEEHCQYFLYQILRGLKYIHSANVLHRDLKPSNLLLNANCDLKICDFGLARVTSETDFMTEYVVTRWYRAPELLLNSSDYTAAIDVWSVGCIFMELMDRKPLFPGRDHVHQLRLLMELIGTPSEAELGFLNENAKRYIRQLPHYPRQSFNQKFPEVDLAAIDLIEKMLTFDPRQRITVEDALAHPYLTSLHDISDEPVCMTPFNFDFEHHAPTEEQMKEMIYREALAFNPEYQHL
- the LOC110890744 gene encoding APO protein 4, mitochondrial codes for the protein MKNPRQLYSSIMMQGFVIISRNYRSNPKVDFRKLRPMILKRIEDRAKDYPVKAMVPVARDVLMSRALLIQGVSTLLQVIPVWSCKFCPEVYIGEKGHEIKTCRGYKRHAKNKLHEWERGGINDLIVPVETFHLKNTFQDVIKHDERFDYNRVPAVVELSLQAGADLNAEELSSTKLECLGAESLSNDDRRLVAEGTLRAWEVVRSGVQKLLMVYSAKVCKYCSEVHVGPSGHKARMCGVFKYEGWRGTHMWKKAQVDDLVPPKIVWFRRPQDPKVLDDKWRSFYGHAPAVVDLCTKGGAIAPPKYYCMMKLQGLPANVPFKPRG